TATCAAGTCCTAAAGTATCAACCTCTAATAAATTTAGTGCACTATTTGCAACATCTTTGGTAATAATACCATCAAACTTTACCTGCGCAAAATCCCTTACTCTTTTTAGTAATCGATTTGCAAGCCTTGGTGTGCCTCTTGATCGTCTAGATATTTCATTGGCTCCGTCTACATCTATTTTAACACCAAGTACCTCTGAAGAACGGATTATGATTTCTTTTAGCTCCTCAGGAGTGTAAAATTCCAATCTATGAATTACTCCAAATCTGTCTCTTAAGGGTGCTGACAAAAGACCAATTCTGGTAGTAGCACCTACTAATGTAAATTTAGGTAGGTCTAATCGTATGGATTTAGCAGAGGGGCCTTTTCCAATCAGTATATCTATAGAATAATCCTCCATTGCAGGATACATAACCTCCTCAACTTGACGGTTTAGTCTATGTATTTCATCAATGAAAAGAAGATCTCCTTCTTGTAAATTGTTTAGGATTGCTGCCATTTCCCCAGGCTTTTCTATAGCTGGTCCTGATGTAACCTTTACATTCACGCCCATCTCATTGGCCACAATATTAGCTAAAGTAGTTTTTCCAAGCCCTGGCGGTCCATATAAAAGCACATGATCTAGAGATTCTTTACGCATTTTGGCAGCATCTATAAATACCTTGATATTGTCTTTGGCCTTAGTTTGTCCAATATAATCCTTCAGAAGCTTTGGTCTTAAAGACGTCTCTATACATATATCCTCAGGTATAAACTCTGTAGTGATGGTTCTCTTATTCATATATAATGTCTCCTTCGCCAATTCTTATAAACGAGCCAATTGCTTTAAAGCATGTTTTAAAATGTCTTCAACCTGATCAGCTCCACTAAGTCCTTTCGTAGCCTTCACTGCTTCAGTATTTGAATACCCTAAAGAGATGAGCGCAGCAATCGCCTCATGTAAACTATCATTGCTATCAAAGCTCGATGAATATGCTTGTGCTTCTTTACTAATTGTATCTCCATAATCTTTTAGCTTAAGCTTATCTTTTAGATCAATAATTAGTCTTTGAGCAGTCTTCTTACCAATACCTGGCGCCTTAGAAATTGCAATATCATCACCGGTTACTACAGCAAAACGCAATGCATCAGGTGTAAGTGCTGATAGAATTGCAAGTGCACCTTTTGGTCCTATACCATTCACTGTTAAGAGTAACTTAAATACATTAAGGTCATCATTGGTTAAAAACCCATATAGAAGCATAGCATCTTCTCTTACGTATAAATAAGTATAAACCTTAACCTCATCACCTATAGGGGGTAATTGAGAGATTATGGATAGTGGTATCTTTACTTCGTAGCCCATATTATTGAAATCGATGACGATTCTATCTTCACCCACCGTGTCTAACGTTCCTTTTATGTAAGCAATCATATTCGTTTGCTCCTTTGTTATTGACTATGAATGCATTCATTTTAGTCAAATTGTATTTATCTGTTTTCTCATTAAGAACATTTGTTCTGCAATACAATAATTATACTGAAAAAAGTCAATATATACAAGTAAAGATTTTTATCAATAATATATATTTTTATCTGTAATAATCAAATCCATGGGTACATCATAAGAATGTGTTGGAATTTCATCAACTATTTGACTTTCATACGCCAATGCAATTGATTTATGATATTGATTATTTTGTAAATAACGATCATAAAAACCAGCACCATAACCTAAACGATTTTTCGAACGATCAAAAGCGATTCCTGGAACGATAAAGATTGAACATTGGTTAGGTTTTGCTTCTTCTATTATATTTCTTGGCTCTAATAAATCAAATTTCCCGAGAACTAGTTCCTCTAAAGAACAAATATAATAAAATTTCATGATTCCCTTGTGAAATGTTTTAGGAACTGCAATTCTTTTGCCTTCTGCCAATGCTTTTTCAATCATTCCTAAAGTATCAACTTCGTTTTTGATTCCTACATATGAAAAAAGTTCATCACTATTTTTATATAGGTCAGTTTGAATAAATTTAGACATAATTTGATAACTTAAGGTAGATACTGTCTTAAGTGAAAGTTGATTTCTTTGAAATAAGCATTTTTTCCTCAATAAGTTTTTATCCATATCGTATAAACCTTTTAAAATGAATTTTATTTATTTTTTTCTTTTTAGTGGTTTCACATTTCCATCAAGATCTTGAACTTTGATTGTACCTAAGGTACCTCTGAAATTTTTCGAAACCAATGCAACATATTCCTTTCGGAGTTGTGCCTGTTCTAATACTTCTGCTTCTGTTAAGCCTGTTTCTTTTTGTTTTTTATAAAGTGCATTAATACGATCTAATTTATTTTGTTCCATTTCGAGACCTCCAAATAAAAATACGAATTATATTTTATTACCATGGTTTTCATAAGTGAAAATGAATTTTTTACAGATATAATTGAGATAATAATAGCATTAAGTAAAACTAAAAATCAATGAAATCAGGTGATTAATTTGAAGTCTATGCGTAATTTAGTCCTTATTATAGCTGTAATGTTATTGTGTTCATGTACCAAAATAGGTTCTGAAGAAAAATCAAGTAAAGAAAGTAGTGAAACAGTTTTGCTTGCAGCTAAGATCGATTTGTTTAATTCAACAGAAAAGCTAATAGAAAAAATTTATACAAAAAAGTACATTGAACTATATGACTCGTTAAAAGAAATATATGAATTATCTAATAAAGCAAATTTAGTATCTGAAAAGACGGATGCCTCTGCAAATAAATATATTCAAAATTTAAATCAACTATCTGAAGATATTTACAATGAAGCCAACAAACAAAAAAGCGATGAGATATACTACGCATATGAAAAGTCTCAACTCACGATCATATCAAGCGTAGCATCTGGTGGTGATAAGAAA
This sequence is a window from Firmicutes bacterium HGW-Firmicutes-1. Protein-coding genes within it:
- a CDS encoding Holliday junction branch migration DNA helicase RuvB, encoding MNKRTITTEFIPEDICIETSLRPKLLKDYIGQTKAKDNIKVFIDAAKMRKESLDHVLLYGPPGLGKTTLANIVANEMGVNVKVTSGPAIEKPGEMAAILNNLQEGDLLFIDEIHRLNRQVEEVMYPAMEDYSIDILIGKGPSAKSIRLDLPKFTLVGATTRIGLLSAPLRDRFGVIHRLEFYTPEELKEIIIRSSEVLGVKIDVDGANEISRRSRGTPRLANRLLKRVRDFAQVKFDGIITKDVANSALNLLEVDTLGLDKNDRKMLLTMIEKYNGGPVGLDTLAATICEEVDTVEDVYEPYLLQLGLINRTPRGRIVTPYCYKHLGITYFESHEGQLDINSV
- a CDS encoding Holliday junction branch migration protein RuvA, which gives rise to MIAYIKGTLDTVGEDRIVIDFNNMGYEVKIPLSIISQLPPIGDEVKVYTYLYVREDAMLLYGFLTNDDLNVFKLLLTVNGIGPKGALAILSALTPDALRFAVVTGDDIAISKAPGIGKKTAQRLIIDLKDKLKLKDYGDTISKEAQAYSSSFDSNDSLHEAIAALISLGYSNTEAVKATKGLSGADQVEDILKHALKQLARL
- a CDS encoding 5-formyltetrahydrofolate cyclo-ligase, producing the protein MDKNLLRKKCLFQRNQLSLKTVSTLSYQIMSKFIQTDLYKNSDELFSYVGIKNEVDTLGMIEKALAEGKRIAVPKTFHKGIMKFYYICSLEELVLGKFDLLEPRNIIEEAKPNQCSIFIVPGIAFDRSKNRLGYGAGFYDRYLQNNQYHKSIALAYESQIVDEIPTHSYDVPMDLIITDKNIYY
- a CDS encoding DUF896 family protein — encoded protein: MEQNKLDRINALYKKQKETGLTEAEVLEQAQLRKEYVALVSKNFRGTLGTIKVQDLDGNVKPLKRKK